TATTTGTTCAGCTCTATCCATTATTTCAATTTTATCAAATCCGATCAGCGGTCTTAAAACTGGTAATTTTACCACACTGTTTGTAGTGTTGAGGCTTTCAATAGTTTGGCTGGCTACCTGGCCGAGGCTCTCTCCTGTAATAAGGGCTAATGCATTATTTTTTATCGCCAACTGTTCAGCAATACGCATCATAAACCTTCTCATTAAAATGGTGATCTGATTATCTGGACATTTTTCATATAACTCTTTTTGTATATCGGTAAAATGTACTATATGCAGCTTTATAGGTCCTGTATACTTTGAAAGAATGTGTGCAAGTTCTATCACTTTTTGTTTTGCTTTATCGCCAGTAAACGGAAAACTATGATAATATACTGCCTCAAGTGATACCCCACGTTTGGCGATCATCCATCCTGCAACAGGACTATCTATACCCCCCGATAGCAACAGCATAGCCTTGCCATTTGCTCCTACAGGCATACCTCCAATCCCTTTAATTATGTCGGTATATATGTACACTCTGTCTCTTATCTCTACAAACAATGTTAAATCCGGATTCTTCACATCAACTTTTATATGATCTATATTTTGTAAGATATATGCTCCTAATTCTCTGCTTATTTCAGGGGATTTGAGCGGAAATTTCTTGTCTGCCCTTTTTGTTTCCACCTTAAAGGTCTTTATATCATTGTTCAAACGCTGGTTGCATAAATTTAAAGCCTCTTTCTTGATTACTTCAAAATCCTTATCTATTTCAAAGGCCGGACTTATAGATATAATTCCAAAAACTTCTGTCAATCGGTTTATGGCATCATCCAATTCCTTTTCTCCCTCAACAATAATACGTCCCTGACCTTTAGTTAGCTTAAAATCCCCAACCTCATCCAGCACCTGTTTTATTCTATTTACTAATGTCCTTTCAAAAAAAGGTCTGTTTCTCCCTTTAAGATATATCTCCCCATATCGTATTAATATTACCTTCTTTTTCATCATCTACCTCCTGCTGTATCTTACTAACTGTTTATATACTTGTGCAACCCTATGGATTGCATAATCTATCTGCTCTTTATCATTGAAATGACCTAGACTAAACCTTACAGCACCCTCTATGGTTTCTTTGTCCTTCCCTGTGGCAAATAACACATGGCTTATACTGGATTTGTTAGAAGAACATGCCGAACCGGTAGAAACAAAAATTCCATATTGTTCTAATGCATGAAGCATTATTTCACCTTGTATACCTGGAAAAGACATATTGGCAATATGTGGAACTGCCTCGTCCGGCTCCGGCCCGTTTAATACTGCCGATGGTATCAATTTATTTATACCGTTTATCAATTCTTTCTTTAAGATCCTCATCTTATTTGTTTGAGCTTCAAAATCACTGAATATAATCTCTACAGCCTTTCCCAACCCTACAATACCAGGTATATTTTCTGTACCTGACCTTATCCCGTACTCCTGACCTCCGCCATAAAATACGCTATTTATTGCATTACCATCTTTTATGTATAAACAGCCGATACCTTTAGGGCCATGTATTTTATGTCCACTGATGGATAATAAATCTATATGCTCTTTAACAGGATTGATATCTAGTTTTCCAAATGCCTGCACTGCATCTACATGGAATAATGTTTCATCATTGTGGTTTTTTACTATATCGCCGATTTCGGCTATTGGTTGAATGCTCCCAATCTCATTATTTGCATACATGATACTTATCAATATAGTATTATCCGTCAAACTTCCCTGCAATTGGCGTAAGTCTATAATACCTCTTGAATCAACATCAAGATAAATTACTTCATAGCCTCTATATTCAAGATTCCTAAATATATTTAAAACTGACGGATGCTCAATCTTTGTTGTTATAACCCTATTCCCTATTTTTCTATTCTTATTTACCGCACCGAATATCGCCGTGTTATTTGATTCAGTACCACCTGAAGTAAAAATAACTTCTTTTGCCTGTACACCTAATGCTTGAGCTATAATATTCCTAGACCACCTCAACGCTTTTTCCGCCTGAATACCTTTTCTATGGAGCGAAGAAGGATTCCCGTATTTTTCAGTCAAATATTCAAACATTATATCGGCAACTTGTCTGAATGGCTTAGTCGTTGAGCTATTATCCAAATAGACTTGTTTCAAATCTTGTCACACCACCTATTGCTTGATTTGCATAATATTATTTATTTTATAAGTATTATACACAAAACACAACTTTTATATTATTTATAATAAATTAAGGCTCCCTAACAGAGAACCTTAATTTATAAATCCTGTTTATACAATCACTTTGCTAGGAATATAAATCTTTATCATATCCACCAATTTATTGCTAGGCTCAAAAATTAATAATTTTTTACCGGTCTCATCATTAAAAGTTGCATAAAATAGCTTATCAGCCTGTTTGTTTCTATGAAATCTAAAAGTTTTAGAAATGTTCCTATCATTCAACACGCCTTTAAAACTATTATTAGTTATCGGAGAAAGCACCTCAAAATCTTCCACATTTATAGTCAACAATTCTTTCCTTTTGCTATTCATTATCACTTTAGCGAAATCCAGTTCACCATTAGTAAATGTATATTCATACTCTACAGTGAGACTGTTTCTTAACAAATATGCTCCATAGGAAATAGCTGCAAACAAAACAGTAAAAATCAACATAGGTATGCTAAATGCCCTAAATAAAGTAAATAAAAAATTTAGAGCCAAAAAACCAAATATAATCATCAATGCATAACTTAAGCCATATAGTATACTGTCTATAGCTGTCTTTTCCTTAATGACTACCTCTTCATGAAATTTGTCCAATATATTGTTCCTCCCCAGTATTATGAATTTGTAACAGAGTTACATTATTTTATAATTTCTTGTGTTAATTTTATTGTAACATTTTTAGTTGACTAATTAAAGTGAAACCTCTATTAATGAAGGCCGCTATTTGTACCACAATCATTATAAAAATTGTTTTTTATAAGAAGGATTTTCCACTTTTGTTTAGAAATAATATATAGATAGAATATGATAATTTCAAAAGTATTTTTACTTTAAAAATAGATCAGTTGAACGAGGTGTTAAAATGCAGTGCCCTAGATGTAAGGCTATCAATAAAGGTTACCATAAATATTGTTTTAATTGTGGATTAAAGCTTATAAAAGGAGAACCTGAACTCGATAATTATGAAGAAAAGCAAAAATTAGAATATTTATTAAATCAGGTTGAATCTGCCGATGATGAATTATCCAGTGATATATATTCCGATGCTATAGATAACGCTCTCCCGCTGAGCAGAAAAGAAAGAAGGCGCAAAAATAAAAAGTCATATAATAAACCAAAAATAACGCAAATAGTGCTAGCTTCAATAGGTATTTGTATAACTTTAGTATTGATATCATATCTTCTCAAAAACATTTATTTAAAGCCTGAACCTATATGGTTTGACTATAGTGTAGAACCAACTGATAACAATACCCATACAATAACTATACAAACCAATCAAGGTAATTCTATTTTGATAAATAATAAAACTTATACAGCTCATGATGGAGTAGTTGAATTAGAGTTAGATGACAGACAATTTATAGATCAAAATGAAACAGAAACAGAAAAAATAAAAGTAGATATACCCTTGATCATCAGTAAAAAAGGTGTGAAAGACAAAAACTTAAATATAAGCTATGTTATAGATATAAAGTTAACAGCCCTTAAAATTTTAATGCCTAAAGACAAGGATGTCTATACTCCAGATGATCACATAAGAGTGGTTCTAGCTACACAGCCAAATGCAAAACTTGAAATAAACCAACGGGATTATTCCGACTTGATAGATGAAGAGGGGCATTTTGAGACCAGCATACCGATAACAGAAAAGCACAACCAACTGGTAGTCACCGCTTCTGCACCTGGACTTTTAGAAAACACCAAAACACTCACTGTGAACAAACAAAAAACCGACGTAAAACTGTCCTTTGATAGCGATATACCCTATAAAGTCAGCAATAATACTGTAACAATCTCTGGGACAACTGACAAAGATGCGGAAATAACCACAACCAGCAAAATTCATGGAAGTATTTCATTGAACAGAAACACAGGACAGTTTAAGCTGGATATATTATTAGAAAATATAGGGGAAAACATAATTGAAATTACTGCTCGAAAGGGAGATAATTTAACTACTACTAGACAAATAAATATAGAAAGAGAAATATCTGAAGATGAATATACTAGAAAAGCACTAGCAATAAAATATGGGCAGCTGGCAGCACAAGCACCTTCTTTTAAAGATAAAATCGTGCTATATAAAGGAAGGGTATCTGAGATAATCAATCATCAGGATAATAAACTTATATTCATATTAGATGTGGGATATGACCAAGGTAAAAACCAACCAATCTACATAGAGTACGATAAAAAACCCGATTTCAAGCCTGGCGATATAATAAGGGTATTTGGAAATGTGGATGGTTATCATGATCAAGAGCAAAAATTGCCCAAAATAATTGCCAAATATATTTATAATTTTTAGCAATAAAACCTTTCAGGTTTTATTGCTAAAAGATCTCTCTTAATTTGAAATCAAGATAATCACAAGAGACAAGATAATAAGCTATTCCATCAAAAACTCCCTCGACTGGCCTTTTGGCATTATGCAAATGTCCATAAACAACAGCTTTTACATCATAATCTTTAATTATTTTATGAAAATCTGTAAGACCTCCAGCATCAGTAAAAGGAGGATAATGGACAAGCACTATTATATCAGTGCCTGCTGGGGCACTCTTTAAAGATAATTCTAGCCTTAATAATTCTCTTTTGTAAATCTTCTCATCATCTGTCTCGTA
Above is a genomic segment from Clostridia bacterium containing:
- a CDS encoding cysteine desulfurase family protein; protein product: MKQVYLDNSSTTKPFRQVADIMFEYLTEKYGNPSSLHRKGIQAEKALRWSRNIIAQALGVQAKEVIFTSGGTESNNTAIFGAVNKNRKIGNRVITTKIEHPSVLNIFRNLEYRGYEVIYLDVDSRGIIDLRQLQGSLTDNTILISIMYANNEIGSIQPIAEIGDIVKNHNDETLFHVDAVQAFGKLDINPVKEHIDLLSISGHKIHGPKGIGCLYIKDGNAINSVFYGGGQEYGIRSGTENIPGIVGLGKAVEIIFSDFEAQTNKMRILKKELINGINKLIPSAVLNGPEPDEAVPHIANMSFPGIQGEIMLHALEQYGIFVSTGSACSSNKSSISHVLFATGKDKETIEGAVRFSLGHFNDKEQIDYAIHRVAQVYKQLVRYSRR
- the thiI gene encoding tRNA 4-thiouridine(8) synthase ThiI, whose product is MKKKVILIRYGEIYLKGRNRPFFERTLVNRIKQVLDEVGDFKLTKGQGRIIVEGEKELDDAINRLTEVFGIISISPAFEIDKDFEVIKKEALNLCNQRLNNDIKTFKVETKRADKKFPLKSPEISRELGAYILQNIDHIKVDVKNPDLTLFVEIRDRVYIYTDIIKGIGGMPVGANGKAMLLLSGGIDSPVAGWMIAKRGVSLEAVYYHSFPFTGDKAKQKVIELAHILSKYTGPIKLHIVHFTDIQKELYEKCPDNQITILMRRFMMRIAEQLAIKNNALALITGESLGQVASQTIESLNTTNSVVKLPVLRPLIGFDKIEIMDRAEQIGTYETSILPYQDCCTVFVPKNPVTKPRLDKIEKSEQVLDVDKMVTDAVKNVETIDIT